In Prevotella sp. oral taxon 475, one DNA window encodes the following:
- a CDS encoding AMP-binding protein produces MIERFLKQTSFVSTEDYRDNLEFIVPENFNFAYDVMDVWAAEKPEKTALIWTNDEGEERFFSFADLKAETDRAAAYFLSLGIGRGDCVMLILKRRYEWWISMLALHKIGAVAIPATHMLTTHDIVYRNTSAGIKAIVCVGEEYVLTQVQGAMPESKTVEVLVSIGPMVPEGFHDWHKEIAAAPPFVRPEPTSNDDMMLMYFTSGTSGEPKMVAHDFLYPIGHIPTGVFWHNLNEESIHLTVADTGWGKAVWGKLYGQWFAGAAVFVFDHEKFAADKILRCIEKYRITSFCAPPTVYRFLIHEDFNRYDLSSLQYCTTAGEALNAAVYRKFFERTGIRLMEGFGQTETCMTLGTMPWMEPKPGSMGMPNAQYDIDLVRPDGTSCEDGEKGQIVVRIGKSKPLGLFKEYYRDEALTRQAWHDGVYYTGDIAWRDEDGYYWFVGRADDVIKSSGYRIGPFEVESALMTHPAVVECAITGVPDDIRGMVVKATVVLHDQWKPQAGDQLVRELQEHVKHETAPYKYPRIVEFVDELPKTISGKIRRVEIREKDRKN; encoded by the coding sequence ATGATAGAAAGGTTTTTAAAGCAGACGTCGTTCGTTTCGACGGAAGATTATCGAGATAATTTAGAGTTTATTGTTCCCGAAAACTTCAATTTCGCCTACGACGTGATGGATGTCTGGGCAGCGGAAAAACCCGAGAAGACGGCCCTGATCTGGACCAACGACGAGGGAGAGGAGCGTTTTTTCTCTTTCGCCGACCTCAAAGCGGAAACCGACCGGGCCGCGGCCTACTTTCTCTCACTGGGCATTGGGCGGGGCGACTGTGTGATGCTGATTCTCAAAAGGCGATATGAGTGGTGGATTTCGATGCTGGCTCTGCATAAGATCGGGGCCGTTGCGATTCCTGCTACGCACATGCTCACTACGCACGACATCGTCTATCGCAACACGAGTGCCGGCATCAAGGCCATTGTCTGCGTGGGCGAGGAGTATGTTTTGACGCAGGTGCAGGGGGCTATGCCCGAGAGTAAGACGGTGGAAGTGCTGGTGAGCATCGGTCCGATGGTGCCCGAGGGTTTTCACGACTGGCACAAAGAGATAGCTGCCGCACCGCCTTTTGTGCGGCCCGAGCCTACGAGCAACGACGATATGATGCTGATGTACTTCACCAGCGGTACGAGCGGAGAACCCAAAATGGTGGCACACGATTTTCTTTATCCCATCGGACATATTCCTACAGGCGTTTTCTGGCACAATCTCAACGAGGAGAGCATCCATCTCACCGTGGCCGACACGGGCTGGGGGAAGGCTGTTTGGGGGAAACTCTATGGGCAGTGGTTTGCCGGGGCGGCCGTGTTTGTGTTTGATCACGAAAAGTTTGCGGCCGATAAAATCCTCCGATGCATCGAGAAATACCGCATCACGTCGTTCTGCGCACCGCCGACGGTTTATCGGTTTCTCATCCACGAAGATTTCAATCGTTACGATCTTTCCTCGCTACAATATTGCACCACGGCCGGAGAAGCACTCAATGCTGCCGTGTATCGCAAATTTTTCGAGCGCACAGGCATCCGACTCATGGAAGGTTTCGGGCAGACCGAGACTTGTATGACCCTCGGAACGATGCCCTGGATGGAACCTAAACCAGGGTCGATGGGTATGCCCAATGCACAGTATGACATCGATTTGGTACGCCCGGATGGCACCTCTTGCGAGGACGGAGAGAAGGGGCAGATTGTTGTTCGCATCGGTAAGAGCAAACCTTTGGGACTCTTCAAGGAGTATTATCGCGACGAAGCACTCACCCGTCAGGCCTGGCACGACGGCGTGTATTATACCGGCGACATCGCCTGGCGCGACGAAGATGGATATTACTGGTTTGTGGGAAGAGCCGACGATGTGATCAAAAGCAGTGGCTATCGCATCGGTCCGTTTGAAGTGGAGAGTGCGCTCATGACACATCCCGCCGTGGTGGAATGTGCCATTACGGGTGTTCCCGACGATATTCGCGGCATGGTGGTGAAGGCAACCGTGGTGCTGCACGACCAATGGAAGCCTCAAGCGGGCGACCAATTGGTACGCGAGCTCCAGGAACACGTCAAACACGAGACGGCTCCCTATAAGTATCCACGCATCGTTGAGTTTGTCGACGAATTGCCCAAAACCATCAGCGGGAAAATCAGACGCGTCGAAATCAGAGAAAAAGATAGAAAGAATTGA
- a CDS encoding HD family phosphohydrolase: MDKISIAKGRTLHRSLWLVGFVLVSLFVVVGGLPRNSAPQMRYDVDKPWMYGSLIAKFDFPVYKTDEVIKKEQDSMLQLFQPYYNYDKEVEKQQIEQLRKDFPNGIPGLSKGGMHTLIDRLHRLYQAGIISTPQYNKMAKDSANMVRVISGKRVQSIPINCIYSTMGAYEQLLKDEVLAEYRILLQQTDVVGYIQPNMTYDRDRSNTELNDLLGSIPLASGMVLTGQKIVDRGEIVSDYTYRVLSSLEKELARRNVSKGEMKLTILGQTIFVLTLLLLFTCYVVLFRPHYFYKWRSAVMLYVMITVYPLLVSLFMEHSILSVYIIPFAIGPMFIRVFMDSRTAFTTHVVTMLICAIAVKYQYEFIIIQLVSGLVAIYSLSDLSGRAQLFKTALFVTLANALVFFSLQLMQTGDIDNFDASMYTHFAVNGVLLLLAYPLMYVIERTFGFTSNVTLFELSNTNKGLLRKMSEVAPGTFQHSIMVGNLAAEIANRIGADSLLVRTGALYHDIGKMKNPVFFTENQAGVNPHKGLPYKESARIIIEHVTEGVKMAEKENLPPIIREFILTHHGTGVAKYFYINYKNEHPDEDVDIRDFSYPGPDPFTREQAILMMADTVEAASRSLSEYTEENISALIEKLVNTQLEEGHFKECPITFRDIAVAKAVMLERLKSIYHTRISYPELKKG; encoded by the coding sequence ATGGATAAAATCAGTATCGCCAAAGGACGCACCCTGCACCGCAGTTTGTGGTTGGTGGGGTTTGTCTTGGTATCTCTGTTTGTGGTGGTGGGCGGACTTCCGCGCAACAGTGCACCACAGATGCGCTACGATGTGGATAAGCCTTGGATGTATGGCTCACTGATAGCGAAGTTCGACTTTCCGGTGTATAAAACCGACGAGGTGATCAAAAAGGAGCAGGACTCGATGTTGCAGCTCTTCCAACCCTACTACAACTACGACAAGGAAGTGGAGAAGCAACAGATCGAACAGCTCAGGAAAGATTTTCCCAACGGCATTCCTGGTCTGTCAAAGGGGGGCATGCACACCCTGATAGATCGGTTGCACCGGCTCTATCAGGCCGGAATCATCAGCACGCCGCAGTACAACAAGATGGCCAAAGACTCGGCTAATATGGTGCGGGTGATCAGCGGAAAGCGAGTGCAAAGCATCCCCATCAACTGCATCTACAGCACGATGGGGGCCTACGAACAACTGTTGAAAGACGAGGTGCTGGCCGAATATCGCATACTCCTTCAACAAACGGACGTGGTGGGCTACATTCAGCCTAACATGACCTATGACAGGGATCGAAGCAACACCGAACTCAACGACCTCTTGGGCAGTATTCCGTTGGCCAGCGGAATGGTGCTTACGGGACAAAAAATCGTCGACCGGGGCGAGATTGTCAGCGATTACACCTATCGTGTGCTCTCTTCCTTAGAGAAGGAACTGGCCCGGCGCAATGTGTCGAAAGGCGAAATGAAACTCACCATCCTGGGTCAAACCATCTTTGTGCTGACTCTGCTCTTGCTCTTTACCTGCTATGTGGTGCTGTTCCGTCCACATTATTTCTATAAATGGCGCAGCGCGGTGATGCTCTATGTCATGATCACGGTCTATCCGTTGCTGGTTTCGCTCTTCATGGAACACAGCATTCTCAGCGTGTATATCATCCCCTTTGCCATCGGACCGATGTTTATCCGCGTGTTTATGGACTCGCGAACGGCTTTCACCACTCATGTGGTGACGATGTTGATCTGTGCCATCGCCGTGAAATATCAGTACGAGTTCATCATTATTCAACTGGTAAGCGGACTGGTGGCGATCTATTCGCTGAGCGATCTGAGCGGGCGGGCGCAGCTTTTCAAGACCGCCCTCTTCGTAACACTGGCCAATGCTCTGGTGTTCTTCTCGTTGCAGCTCATGCAGACGGGCGACATCGACAACTTCGATGCCAGTATGTACACTCATTTTGCGGTGAACGGCGTGCTGCTGTTGCTGGCCTATCCGCTGATGTATGTCATCGAACGCACTTTCGGTTTTACGTCTAATGTGACGCTCTTCGAACTCTCTAACACCAACAAGGGACTGCTCAGAAAAATGAGCGAAGTGGCTCCGGGCACCTTTCAACACTCAATTATGGTGGGAAATCTGGCCGCCGAGATTGCCAATCGCATCGGGGCAGATAGTCTTTTGGTACGCACCGGCGCGCTCTATCACGACATCGGCAAGATGAAAAACCCCGTGTTCTTCACCGAAAACCAAGCCGGCGTCAACCCACACAAGGGCTTGCCCTACAAAGAAAGCGCACGCATCATCATCGAACACGTGACCGAGGGCGTGAAAATGGCCGAGAAAGAAAATTTACCTCCTATCATCCGCGAGTTCATTCTCACCCATCATGGCACGGGCGTAGCCAAGTATTTCTACATCAACTATAAAAACGAACATCCCGACGAGGACGTAGACATCCGCGATTTCTCTTATCCTGGTCCCGATCCCTTCACCCGCGAACAGGCCATCTTGATGATGGCCGACACGGTCGAGGCTGCTTCGCGTTCGCTTTCCGAGTATACGGAAGAGAACATCAGTGCACTCATCGAGAAATTGGTGAACACTCAGCTCGAGGAAGGCCACTTTAAAGAATGCCCCATCACGTTCCGCGATATTGCCGTGGCCAAGGCCGTGATGCTGGAAAGACTCAAATCCATCTATCACACCCGCATTTCTTATCCGGAACTGAAGAAAGGATGA
- a CDS encoding FAD-dependent oxidoreductase, producing MIEELFENNKRTQHTQHVAADLLVAGGGMAGVCAAIAAARQGLHVALVQDRPVLGGNASSEVRLWVLGATSHMGNNNRWAREGGLLNELLVENTYRNKEGNPVIFDTVLLDKVLAEKNISLFLNTVVYDMEKKGPRNIARVTAYNPQNETRYHFHAKLFCDATGDGLLAYMAGAHYRQGAEDAEEFGEKFAPNKETYGEKLGHTIFFYTKDAGKPVQYVPPHFALSINEVESSINKIHNPEYFSTKEAGCKYWWIEYGGRLDTIKDTEEVKYRLLSVVYGIWNYIKNSGRFPESRNLTLEWAGTIPGKRESRRFVGYYMLTQQDIIEQRMQPDTVAFGGWSLDLHPADGVFSKEKKACTQWHAKGIYPIPYRCYITPHLDNLFLAGRIISATHVAFASTRVMATCAAGGEAVGTAAAYCIHHHCAPDELMDEQHMAKLQTLLTRNGVYLPQTDVQIANNALQTATIKASSTLVLDQLPPSGEWKTLVHSTAQMLPISKGAMPNISLWLRAGQETSLQVELRISSKTFNHTPDQTLETFELPLHAGEQEVTLAFKCHIPSDCYAFVCFIKNENVALQACNSIVSGVMATFNKCLPAVSNWGKQEPPAHIGVERFEFWCPERREKAYNIAMKITPGLRCFAPENLLAPPYRPVNKPNAWVAALHDKQPTLTFTWENERQIKGIKLFTDVDYDHPMETVQWGHADNRMPQCADGIEMIASPNTHITITNNYQAMIDVLFEGQGITTNRLEIRLSNASPNAAVALMGIQFI from the coding sequence ATGATTGAAGAACTATTTGAAAACAATAAGCGCACACAACACACGCAACACGTGGCCGCCGACCTGCTTGTAGCCGGTGGCGGCATGGCTGGCGTATGCGCCGCCATAGCCGCTGCCCGACAAGGACTGCACGTTGCCTTGGTGCAAGACCGACCTGTGCTGGGCGGAAACGCATCGAGCGAAGTACGCCTATGGGTATTAGGCGCAACATCACACATGGGCAACAACAACCGTTGGGCAAGAGAAGGTGGACTACTAAACGAATTGTTGGTTGAAAACACCTACCGCAACAAGGAGGGAAACCCCGTTATCTTCGATACCGTATTATTAGATAAGGTACTAGCCGAAAAGAACATATCGTTGTTTCTCAACACGGTGGTCTACGACATGGAGAAAAAAGGCCCGCGAAACATTGCCCGCGTAACGGCCTATAACCCGCAGAACGAAACTCGCTACCACTTTCATGCAAAACTGTTTTGTGATGCAACGGGCGACGGGCTGTTGGCCTACATGGCCGGGGCACACTATCGGCAAGGCGCAGAAGACGCCGAAGAGTTTGGCGAGAAGTTTGCCCCCAATAAAGAGACGTATGGCGAAAAACTGGGACATACCATCTTCTTCTACACTAAAGATGCAGGAAAGCCCGTGCAATACGTTCCCCCACATTTTGCACTTAGCATCAACGAAGTGGAAAGCAGCATCAACAAGATACACAATCCCGAGTATTTCTCAACCAAAGAAGCAGGCTGCAAATACTGGTGGATTGAATATGGAGGCCGACTAGACACCATTAAAGATACCGAAGAGGTGAAATATCGGCTGCTCAGTGTGGTGTACGGCATTTGGAACTACATCAAGAACTCCGGCCGCTTTCCCGAATCGCGCAACCTTACCTTAGAATGGGCCGGCACCATTCCAGGCAAACGCGAGAGCAGGCGGTTCGTGGGCTATTACATGCTTACCCAACAAGACATCATTGAGCAACGCATGCAACCCGATACTGTGGCTTTTGGTGGATGGTCGCTCGACCTACATCCGGCCGACGGCGTGTTTAGCAAAGAGAAGAAAGCCTGTACGCAATGGCATGCCAAGGGTATCTACCCCATTCCCTACCGTTGTTACATCACACCTCATTTAGACAACCTTTTCCTGGCTGGGCGCATCATTAGCGCCACCCACGTGGCCTTTGCCTCAACACGCGTGATGGCCACTTGTGCCGCTGGTGGCGAAGCCGTGGGAACAGCCGCAGCATATTGCATACACCATCATTGCGCGCCAGACGAGCTGATGGACGAGCAACACATGGCCAAATTGCAAACCTTGCTCACGCGCAATGGCGTTTACCTGCCTCAAACCGATGTGCAGATAGCCAACAACGCCCTGCAAACAGCCACCATCAAGGCATCGTCGACATTGGTTTTAGACCAACTGCCACCCAGTGGCGAGTGGAAAACACTGGTGCATTCGACAGCACAGATGCTCCCGATAAGCAAAGGTGCAATGCCCAACATCAGCCTTTGGCTCCGAGCCGGCCAAGAAACAAGCCTGCAAGTGGAGCTACGCATCAGCAGCAAGACCTTTAATCACACCCCCGACCAAACGTTAGAAACCTTTGAGCTGCCATTGCATGCGGGCGAACAAGAGGTTACATTAGCCTTTAAATGCCACATCCCCTCAGACTGCTACGCCTTTGTGTGCTTCATAAAGAACGAAAATGTGGCACTGCAAGCATGCAACAGCATCGTTAGCGGCGTAATGGCAACCTTCAACAAGTGCCTTCCGGCCGTGTCCAACTGGGGCAAACAAGAACCGCCTGCCCACATCGGCGTAGAGCGTTTTGAGTTCTGGTGTCCCGAAAGGCGCGAAAAGGCCTACAACATCGCCATGAAAATAACGCCCGGTTTGCGTTGTTTCGCTCCCGAAAACCTGCTTGCGCCGCCCTATCGGCCCGTAAACAAGCCCAACGCATGGGTTGCAGCCTTGCACGATAAGCAGCCCACGCTAACCTTTACGTGGGAAAACGAACGGCAGATAAAGGGCATTAAGCTGTTTACCGATGTGGATTACGACCATCCGATGGAAACCGTTCAATGGGGACACGCCGACAACCGCATGCCCCAATGTGCAGACGGTATTGAGATGATTGCCTCGCCCAACACGCATATCACCATTACCAATAACTATCAGGCCATGATAGATGTGCTGTTCGAGGGGCAAGGCATCACCACCAACCGTTTGGAAATACGCCTATCTAACGCTTCGCCCAATGCGGCTGTGGCCTTGATGGGCATTCAATTCATATAA
- a CDS encoding glycosyltransferase family 4 protein, giving the protein MIFLLPGRGTVPVGGFKVVFEYANKLAADGISVELVYPRINDHRRFDLVHTLLYGLNFFYKRLTRQYKTRWFPLDSRIRERWVWRLDACRLDKKAAVVATAIETALSLHRNKRAKKGENLFYLIQDFENWAYTDAQVIESYHLPMKKFVISRWLQKIVEDCGEKAIYVPNGFDAEAFRLSIPVEERTAQHLVCLYHEDPRKDLPTLFAALQRVREHVPTLQVSFFGVYPPPALPPGCTYHRCPERALLNQLYNSAAIYVGASKVEGWGLTLGEAMLCGCAVACTDNRGYLEMARQGKTALISPVGDADALAVNVCRLIEDDALRHRIAHTGHRFIQSFDPQRSYEQLKTCLQGHL; this is encoded by the coding sequence GTGATTTTCCTGCTGCCCGGACGCGGAACAGTGCCCGTGGGTGGCTTTAAAGTGGTTTTCGAGTATGCCAACAAGCTCGCTGCCGACGGCATTTCCGTCGAACTGGTCTATCCGCGAATCAACGACCATCGTCGTTTCGACCTCGTACACACGCTGCTCTATGGGCTCAACTTCTTTTATAAACGCCTGACGAGGCAGTATAAAACCCGCTGGTTTCCACTGGATAGTCGCATCCGCGAACGCTGGGTGTGGCGGTTGGATGCCTGTCGATTGGACAAAAAAGCTGCGGTAGTGGCTACCGCCATCGAGACGGCTCTCTCTTTGCACCGCAACAAACGGGCAAAGAAAGGAGAAAACCTTTTCTATTTGATTCAGGATTTTGAGAACTGGGCTTACACCGACGCACAGGTCATCGAGAGTTATCATCTCCCGATGAAGAAGTTTGTCATTTCTCGCTGGCTCCAAAAGATCGTGGAAGATTGCGGCGAGAAGGCTATTTACGTGCCCAATGGGTTCGATGCGGAAGCGTTTCGCCTATCGATACCCGTAGAAGAACGCACGGCACAGCATCTGGTTTGCCTTTATCACGAAGATCCACGCAAAGACTTGCCCACACTCTTTGCCGCTCTTCAGCGCGTGCGCGAACATGTTCCAACACTCCAGGTGAGCTTCTTCGGCGTTTATCCACCACCCGCTCTGCCACCGGGATGCACCTATCATCGCTGTCCGGAGCGGGCATTGCTCAACCAACTTTATAATTCTGCCGCCATTTACGTGGGAGCCAGTAAGGTGGAAGGCTGGGGATTGACCCTGGGAGAAGCCATGTTGTGCGGTTGTGCCGTGGCTTGTACCGACAATCGGGGCTATCTCGAGATGGCCCGACAGGGCAAAACGGCTCTCATCTCTCCGGTTGGCGATGCTGATGCGCTGGCTGTCAACGTTTGTCGGTTGATCGAAGACGATGCGCTACGCCACCGTATTGCGCATACCGGACACCGGTTCATCCAATCGTTCGACCCCCAACGCTCCTACGAACAGTTGAAAACCTGCCTTCAAGGTCATCTATAA
- a CDS encoding sodium:solute symporter family protein, with translation MTLLDFIMVALLTIGVLSAGMAFAKQGKNMTSFFAAGGAVPWQTSGLSLFMSFFSAGTFVVWGSVAYLHGWVAISIQWTMALAGLLVGTCIAPRWHRTGSLTVAEYIDKRLGVHVQKTYTFLFLFISLFLTASFLYPVAKIVEVSTGLDLNLCIILLGAFCILYVSAGGLWAVVSTDVLQFIILMAAIIIVVPLSLERVDGLHALLSQLPERYFQLTANEYPLLFILAFGLYNAIFLGGNWAYVQRFTCVRTTTDAKRVGWFFAALYFVSPILWMLPPMVYYLLNPSLGVMESEGAYLMMCKEVLPKGILGLMIGGMIFATTSAMNSKLNIASGVVTNDLYKRLYPHSSQRRLMLVARLSTVAFGVISILIALLIQHMGGVVNVVISLAALTGVPLYLPVIWTLFSRRQTGSTILATTITTLVVNALFKFAVPALTGFTFSRTGEMVFGCALPIIMLAAFEIYFILTGKTSNRYAEYAAWEQANNAKRNTLTAQAQAEAKSENTYSKRIIGLGIFFIGLAIALLGLLSEGHTMLVAGTGACFMLIGAALTWSIKKQ, from the coding sequence ATGACCCTACTCGACTTCATTATGGTGGCTTTGCTCACCATCGGCGTACTTTCGGCAGGCATGGCCTTTGCCAAACAAGGCAAGAACATGACCTCTTTCTTTGCCGCAGGCGGTGCCGTTCCTTGGCAAACCAGTGGTCTGTCGCTCTTCATGAGCTTTTTCTCGGCCGGCACTTTTGTCGTTTGGGGCTCTGTTGCCTACCTGCATGGCTGGGTTGCGATCAGCATACAATGGACAATGGCCTTGGCAGGACTGCTCGTGGGCACGTGTATTGCCCCCCGTTGGCACCGAACAGGCTCGCTCACCGTGGCCGAATACATCGACAAACGTTTAGGCGTACATGTTCAGAAAACCTATACCTTTCTGTTTCTCTTCATCTCACTCTTCCTTACGGCGTCTTTTCTCTATCCCGTAGCCAAGATTGTAGAGGTATCTACTGGCCTCGACCTCAACCTCTGCATCATTCTCTTGGGCGCATTCTGCATACTCTACGTGTCGGCAGGCGGACTTTGGGCCGTTGTTTCCACCGATGTCTTGCAGTTCATCATCCTCATGGCAGCCATCATCATTGTGGTTCCGCTGTCGCTCGAACGCGTTGATGGCCTACATGCACTCCTCTCGCAACTGCCCGAGCGATACTTCCAACTCACCGCCAACGAATATCCACTACTTTTCATCCTCGCATTCGGACTTTACAACGCCATCTTCCTTGGCGGAAACTGGGCCTACGTGCAACGCTTCACTTGCGTTCGCACCACCACCGATGCCAAGCGTGTGGGTTGGTTTTTCGCTGCTTTATACTTTGTTAGCCCCATATTGTGGATGCTTCCACCAATGGTCTACTACCTGCTTAATCCCTCTTTGGGCGTAATGGAGAGCGAAGGTGCTTATCTCATGATGTGCAAAGAAGTGTTGCCAAAGGGCATATTAGGGCTGATGATAGGCGGAATGATATTCGCCACCACCAGTGCGATGAACTCCAAACTCAACATTGCGTCGGGCGTAGTAACCAACGACCTTTACAAACGCCTGTATCCGCACAGTTCGCAGCGGCGACTTATGCTTGTGGCGCGCCTTTCCACCGTGGCCTTTGGGGTTATAAGCATACTCATAGCCCTGCTCATACAGCACATGGGCGGCGTTGTCAACGTGGTAATCAGCCTTGCAGCCCTCACGGGCGTTCCACTTTACCTGCCCGTTATATGGACTTTGTTCTCGCGCCGGCAAACGGGTTCAACGATATTGGCCACCACCATCACCACATTGGTGGTTAATGCGCTGTTCAAGTTCGCGGTGCCAGCCCTAACGGGCTTTACATTTAGTCGCACAGGCGAAATGGTTTTCGGCTGCGCCTTGCCCATCATCATGCTCGCAGCCTTCGAGATTTATTTTATACTGACCGGTAAAACCAGTAACCGCTACGCCGAATATGCCGCATGGGAACAAGCCAACAACGCCAAGCGCAACACCCTAACGGCACAGGCACAAGCCGAAGCCAAAAGCGAAAACACATACAGCAAGCGCATCATAGGCCTGGGAATATTCTTTATCGGCCTTGCCATCGCTCTGCTAGGACTGCTCTCCGAGGGACATACCATGCTTGTTGCAGGCACTGGGGCTTGCTTTATGCTCATTGGAGCGGCCTTAACATGGAGCATTAAAAAACAATGA
- a CDS encoding LacI family DNA-binding transcriptional regulator, translated as MSVRKPTIKDIAQALGISVATVSRSLNGSHEISEHTRNLVMNKARELNYKPNIHARNLLKRRNNMIGVVVPEFITFFFPEIIIGIQEVFNAQGYQVLICQSNESSTLERRNIEMLESSMVEGLIVSVTKDARNIDLYTRLIAEGMPIVFVNRVLPDLRATQVILDDRKWAFKVVEHLIKCGYRHIAHLAGNEHLAVTKERLQGYLDALETYHLPVRDSLVMHVGIQQDRAKAGIDYLMSLRQRPDAIFTVNDPIAIGCMLELRRRGIRIPEDVAVAGFSESPIGRIMELTSVSQPTFELGRTAALRLLQQMREPGIPVETIVLEGKLNVRHSTLPVDKRKEGK; from the coding sequence ATGTCGGTCCGCAAACCCACCATCAAAGATATAGCTCAGGCACTCGGCATCTCGGTTGCCACGGTATCGCGTTCGCTCAATGGTAGCCACGAGATCAGTGAGCATACGCGCAACTTGGTGATGAACAAGGCTCGCGAACTGAATTATAAGCCCAACATTCACGCTCGCAATCTGCTGAAACGGCGCAACAATATGATTGGTGTCGTGGTGCCTGAGTTCATCACGTTTTTCTTCCCCGAAATCATCATCGGTATCCAAGAAGTGTTCAACGCGCAGGGCTATCAGGTGTTGATTTGTCAGTCGAATGAATCGTCCACACTTGAGCGTCGCAACATCGAGATGCTCGAGTCGAGCATGGTAGAGGGGCTGATTGTGTCGGTGACTAAGGACGCCCGCAACATCGATCTCTACACGCGTTTGATAGCGGAAGGCATGCCCATCGTCTTTGTGAACCGCGTTTTGCCCGATCTCCGGGCCACACAGGTGATTCTCGACGACAGGAAGTGGGCCTTCAAGGTGGTAGAACACCTCATAAAATGTGGATACCGCCATATCGCCCACTTGGCCGGGAACGAGCATCTCGCTGTGACAAAAGAACGATTGCAGGGCTATCTCGACGCACTCGAGACCTATCATCTTCCCGTTCGTGACAGTCTGGTGATGCACGTCGGCATTCAGCAAGACAGAGCCAAGGCCGGAATAGACTATTTGATGAGTCTGCGACAACGGCCCGATGCCATTTTTACCGTGAACGACCCGATTGCCATCGGCTGTATGCTCGAGTTGCGTCGTCGTGGAATACGCATTCCCGAAGATGTTGCAGTAGCAGGATTCTCCGAATCGCCCATCGGGCGGATTATGGAACTGACCAGTGTGTCGCAGCCTACCTTCGAGTTGGGCAGAACGGCAGCCTTACGCCTCCTGCAGCAGATGAGAGAGCCTGGCATACCGGTAGAGACCATCGTGCTCGAGGGCAAACTCAACGTGAGACATTCGACACTTCCGGTCGACAAGAGGAAAGAAGGAAAATAA
- the argR gene encoding arginine repressor, which produces MKERDSRIETLKMLISSKEMSSQEELLKALSAEGFHITQATLSRDLKQLKVAKAATMNGKYIYVLPNETMYRRVPSPRTAREMLQTSGFLSVNFSGNMGVIKTKPGYASSIAYNIDNGNIDAILGTIAGNDTILIVTRENCTREEIFQGLQEVIAKM; this is translated from the coding sequence ATGAAAGAAAGAGACAGTCGAATTGAAACGCTGAAAATGTTGATTTCGAGCAAAGAGATGAGCAGTCAGGAGGAACTTTTGAAGGCTCTCTCCGCCGAGGGGTTCCACATCACGCAGGCCACGCTGAGCCGAGATTTAAAGCAACTCAAAGTGGCAAAGGCAGCCACGATGAATGGCAAATACATTTATGTGTTGCCCAATGAAACGATGTATCGACGCGTGCCTTCGCCCCGCACGGCACGCGAGATGCTGCAGACGTCGGGTTTTCTCTCGGTGAATTTTTCGGGAAACATGGGAGTGATCAAAACCAAACCCGGCTATGCCAGTTCGATAGCCTACAACATAGATAACGGAAACATCGATGCCATTCTGGGAACCATCGCCGGTAACGATACCATTCTCATCGTTACGCGCGAGAATTGCACCCGAGAGGAGATTTTTCAGGGGTTACAAGAGGTGATTGCCAAGATGTAA
- a CDS encoding helix-turn-helix domain-containing protein — protein sequence MEESIKAIGQRLKGLREVLNIPAEEVADLCGISLEHYLKMEDGTADPSVYRLAKISKRYGIDLDVLLFGEEPRMSAYYLTRKGSGLGVERGNDYKYESLASGFRGRKVEPFLAYVDPLPDGKKYSKNTHSGQEFDYILEGELELTLGEKVLVLKAGDSIYFDASQPHRMQALGGKTVKFLCVIV from the coding sequence ATGGAAGAATCAATAAAGGCTATCGGGCAGCGACTCAAGGGGCTGCGCGAGGTGTTGAACATCCCGGCAGAGGAGGTGGCCGACCTTTGCGGCATCTCTTTGGAGCATTATCTGAAGATGGAAGACGGCACGGCCGACCCTTCTGTCTACCGACTGGCCAAGATTTCGAAACGTTATGGCATCGACCTCGACGTGCTGCTCTTCGGCGAGGAGCCGCGCATGAGTGCCTATTATCTCACCCGAAAGGGCAGCGGACTGGGCGTGGAACGGGGCAATGACTATAAATATGAGAGTCTGGCCAGCGGCTTTCGCGGTCGGAAAGTAGAGCCGTTCCTGGCCTATGTAGACCCGTTGCCCGACGGAAAGAAGTATAGCAAAAACACGCACAGCGGGCAGGAATTCGACTATATCTTAGAGGGCGAGCTGGAATTGACGCTCGGCGAGAAGGTGCTCGTGCTGAAAGCAGGCGATAGCATTTACTTCGATGCCTCGCAACCCCACCGCATGCAGGCCCTGGGAGGTAAGACGGTGAAGTTTTTATGTGTAATCGTTTGA